One genomic segment of Aquipluma nitroreducens includes these proteins:
- a CDS encoding MBL fold metallo-hydrolase, with protein MQKLKITVLNDNTAGRWCRAEHGLSYMIEADFTVLFDTSSSDLIAYNAKILNIDLQQIGTIVLSHGHDDHTGGLSLFEGQQLVCHPDTFLKRTRKSNGTELGIKWSEDEIRSEFDLVLSRDPIQLSGQIYFLGEIPRLTEFESKTTAFEKADGTDDFVLDDSGLAIVTSKGLVVISGCAHSGICNMTAHAMKVTGIEKVYLVIGGFHLQSDDATTQKTIDWMKSMQVEQVIPSHCTSFSAQAAISKSFRFVPVKSGNTIEIG; from the coding sequence ATGCAAAAGCTGAAAATTACCGTTTTAAACGACAACACCGCAGGACGGTGGTGCCGCGCCGAACACGGACTTTCCTACATGATTGAGGCCGACTTCACCGTTTTGTTCGACACCAGTTCATCTGATTTAATTGCTTATAATGCTAAAATTCTGAACATCGATCTTCAGCAAATTGGCACGATTGTGCTAAGTCACGGACACGATGATCATACAGGAGGTTTGTCGCTTTTCGAAGGACAACAATTAGTGTGTCATCCGGATACTTTTCTGAAAAGAACCCGCAAATCGAATGGTACCGAACTAGGGATCAAATGGAGTGAAGATGAAATACGCTCGGAGTTTGATTTGGTTTTGAGCCGCGATCCAATTCAGCTTTCGGGGCAGATCTATTTTCTGGGCGAAATACCTCGATTAACCGAATTTGAAAGTAAAACGACGGCCTTCGAGAAAGCAGACGGAACCGACGATTTTGTGCTGGACGACTCCGGCCTGGCGATTGTAACTTCGAAAGGGTTGGTCGTGATTTCGGGCTGCGCGCATTCAGGTATTTGCAACATGACTGCCCACGCCATGAAGGTAACCGGGATTGAGAAAGTTTATCTGGTTATTGGTGGTTTCCATTTACAAAGCGACGATGCTACTACGCAGAAGACAATTGATTGGATGAAATCAATGCAGGTAGAGCAGGTTATTCCTTCGCACTGTACCAGTTTTTCGGCGCAGGCGGCCATCTCTAAAAGCTTCAGGTTCGTACCTGTAAAATCCGGAAATACTATCGAGATTGGGTAA
- a CDS encoding aldo/keto reductase gives MEYRKLGNSDLNVSAVTFGAWAAGGWMWGGTERSEAVEAIRAGFDYGVTSIDTAPAYGQGTSEEIVGEAIKGMPRDKIQILTKYGLSWEGTKGEFFFNSKNNQGKPIDIYRYSGKESIIKECETSLRLLGTDYIDLYQIHWADPTTPVQETMEAVAQLIKEGKVRYAGVCNYDVSLMKEAAKYINLVSDQVSYSMVKRDIEQDLVPYLIENNKSVLAYSPLQRGLLSGKIKPGHLFAEGDTRIDQPYYSDQNITLINAFLQKIKPLADDKKATLSQLVIRWTIEQPGITIALVGARNAAQSVENAKAAQLKLSSDEINFMNAELDKLKLDL, from the coding sequence ATGGAATACCGAAAATTAGGAAATTCAGATTTAAACGTGTCAGCTGTTACTTTTGGCGCCTGGGCCGCCGGTGGATGGATGTGGGGAGGTACCGAACGTTCTGAAGCTGTAGAAGCCATTCGGGCAGGATTTGATTATGGTGTAACTTCTATTGATACAGCTCCTGCTTACGGGCAGGGAACAAGCGAAGAAATTGTTGGTGAAGCCATCAAAGGGATGCCTCGGGATAAAATACAAATTCTAACCAAATATGGTCTGAGTTGGGAAGGTACCAAAGGCGAGTTCTTTTTCAACAGTAAAAACAACCAAGGCAAACCGATTGACATTTACCGTTATTCCGGAAAAGAAAGCATCATCAAAGAATGTGAAACCAGCTTGCGTCTTTTGGGAACCGATTACATCGATCTTTACCAGATTCATTGGGCCGACCCAACTACTCCGGTTCAGGAAACAATGGAAGCTGTAGCTCAATTAATTAAAGAAGGTAAAGTTCGCTATGCCGGCGTTTGCAATTATGATGTATCGTTGATGAAAGAAGCCGCCAAATACATCAATCTGGTTTCTGATCAGGTTTCGTACAGCATGGTTAAACGCGATATTGAGCAAGATCTCGTTCCTTACCTGATTGAAAATAACAAATCGGTACTCGCATATAGTCCGCTGCAAAGAGGCCTGCTTTCAGGAAAAATAAAACCTGGCCACTTGTTTGCCGAAGGAGATACACGGATCGATCAACCTTATTATTCGGATCAGAATATAACGTTAATCAATGCCTTTCTGCAAAAAATAAAACCACTGGCCGACGATAAAAAAGCCACTTTGAGCCAGTTGGTGATCAGATGGACCATTGAACAACCTGGAATTACAATTGCTCTGGTTGGAGCTCGCAATGCCGCCCAGTCGGTTGAAAATGCAAAGGCAGCACAACTAAAACTGAGCTCCGATGAAATAAACTTTATGAATGCTGAGTTAGACAAATTAAAACTGGATTTGTAG